A stretch of the Streptomyces sp. NBC_00078 genome encodes the following:
- a CDS encoding peptidoglycan-binding domain-containing protein — protein sequence MRDPKGQQCPECGAPRGADNTPSCGCTRRASDALRDARTAEQAAAEDFDPLRIRPYVELEGDNGTAEHPAASPAPAPPALAPPAPAPVPAAEATMPLRTVSPEAPSADDLRLFEQAPAGGRYDEAVRPRGRGRTVLLGVGGAVVAVVAAAGLASGMFSYEKPSRESALPDDIRASVPDASTGPASAPPSRTGAAPSLRPPAPPVPPVSASPSPSASPSATSASPSPSRSAEPTRSAPSAGATSSTGASDNSRKAPPPVLRRGSEGAEVTELELRLTQLGLYPSKASGHYNEGVEDAVSRYQLARGLQQDGLGVYGAETRSRLESETTDP from the coding sequence GTGAGAGACCCGAAAGGTCAGCAGTGCCCGGAGTGCGGTGCGCCCAGAGGGGCGGACAACACCCCGTCCTGCGGCTGCACTCGACGGGCGTCCGACGCCCTGCGCGATGCCCGTACGGCCGAACAGGCGGCGGCGGAGGACTTCGATCCGCTGCGCATCCGGCCGTACGTCGAACTGGAGGGCGATAACGGGACGGCCGAGCACCCGGCGGCCTCGCCCGCACCGGCCCCGCCCGCACTGGCCCCGCCCGCCCCGGCTCCGGTGCCGGCGGCCGAGGCGACGATGCCGTTGCGCACCGTGAGCCCCGAGGCGCCGAGCGCCGACGATCTGCGCCTGTTCGAGCAGGCGCCCGCGGGCGGCCGGTACGACGAAGCGGTGAGACCGCGCGGCAGAGGCCGTACGGTGCTGCTCGGCGTGGGCGGGGCCGTGGTCGCCGTCGTGGCGGCGGCGGGGCTGGCGAGCGGGATGTTCTCGTACGAGAAGCCGTCGCGGGAGAGCGCACTGCCCGACGACATACGGGCGAGCGTGCCGGACGCGTCGACGGGACCCGCGTCCGCGCCTCCGTCCCGGACCGGGGCCGCGCCGTCGCTACGGCCGCCCGCGCCGCCGGTGCCGCCCGTCAGCGCGAGCCCGTCACCCTCGGCGTCCCCGTCGGCGACGAGCGCCTCCCCGAGCCCGTCCCGCTCGGCCGAGCCGACACGGAGCGCACCGTCGGCCGGCGCCACCAGCAGCACGGGCGCGTCCGACAACAGCCGCAAGGCCCCGCCCCCCGTCCTGCGCCGCGGCTCCGAGGGCGCCGAGGTCACCGAACTCGAACTACGGCTGACCCAGCTCGGCCTCTACCCGAGTAAGGCGAGCGGCCACTACAACGAGGGCGTCGAGGACGCGGTCAGCAGATACCAGCTGGCGCGGGGACTCCAACAGGACGGACTGGGGGTGTACGGGGCGGAGACACGGTCACGACTGGAGTCCGAGACGACCGACCCCTGA
- a CDS encoding HAD family hydrolase, translated as MTVTTVPTVLTARALLLDMDGTLVNSDAVVERCWRRWSERHGLDAAEVMKVVHGRQGHASMALLLPDRPMEHNLADNARMLAEETADMDGVVAIPGAPEFLASLRGVPHALVTSADVPLSTARMAAAGLELPDVRVTAESVGASKPDPEGFLKGAAELGVDPADCIVFEDSAAGIQAGRSAGMRVVGVGARADLHEPDVVVRDLTRVRVAAAVDGAVRLYVR; from the coding sequence ATGACGGTCACCACCGTGCCCACCGTCCTCACCGCCCGCGCCCTCCTGCTGGACATGGACGGCACCCTCGTGAACTCCGACGCCGTCGTCGAGCGCTGCTGGCGGCGCTGGTCCGAGCGGCACGGGCTGGACGCGGCCGAGGTCATGAAGGTGGTGCACGGGCGCCAGGGCCACGCCTCCATGGCGCTGCTGCTGCCCGACCGCCCCATGGAGCACAACCTCGCCGACAACGCCCGCATGCTCGCCGAGGAGACGGCCGACATGGACGGTGTCGTCGCGATCCCCGGCGCACCCGAGTTCCTCGCCTCCCTGCGCGGCGTCCCGCACGCCCTGGTGACCTCGGCCGACGTGCCGCTCTCCACGGCCCGTATGGCCGCCGCCGGTCTGGAGCTTCCCGACGTGCGCGTGACCGCCGAATCGGTCGGTGCCAGCAAGCCGGACCCCGAGGGGTTCCTCAAGGGCGCCGCCGAACTGGGTGTCGACCCGGCCGACTGCATCGTCTTCGAGGACTCGGCGGCCGGGATCCAGGCGGGGCGCTCCGCGGGGATGCGGGTCGTGGGCGTCGGGGCGCGGGCCGATCTGCACGAGCCGGATGTGGTGGTGCGGGATCTGACTCGGGTACGGGTCGCTGCCGCGGTGGACGGGGCTGTTCGGTTGTACGTGCGGTAG
- a CDS encoding TMEM165/GDT1 family protein has translation MISITVTALVFGVVFLAELPDKTALAGLVLGTRYRASYVFAGVAAAFALHVALAVAAGSVLTLLPQQIVHVVTGVLFLGGAAVLLMKTDEGDEEIRKPENQSFWKVAGAGFMLILVAEFGDLTQIMTANLAARYDDPLSVGLGAVLALWAVAGLGIVGGKALMKRVPLSLITRIAALLMVALGVWSLWEAVAG, from the coding sequence TTGATCAGCATCACCGTCACGGCGCTTGTCTTCGGCGTCGTCTTCCTGGCCGAACTGCCGGACAAGACCGCGCTCGCCGGGCTCGTCCTCGGCACCCGCTACCGCGCCTCGTACGTCTTCGCGGGCGTCGCCGCGGCCTTCGCGCTCCATGTCGCTCTGGCCGTCGCGGCGGGCAGCGTGCTGACGCTGCTGCCGCAGCAGATCGTGCACGTGGTGACCGGCGTCCTCTTCCTGGGCGGTGCCGCGGTGCTGCTGATGAAGACGGACGAGGGTGACGAGGAGATCCGCAAGCCGGAGAACCAGTCCTTCTGGAAGGTCGCCGGCGCCGGGTTCATGCTCATCCTGGTCGCCGAGTTCGGAGACCTGACGCAGATCATGACGGCCAACCTCGCGGCCCGCTACGACGACCCGCTCTCCGTCGGCCTCGGCGCGGTGCTGGCGCTTTGGGCGGTGGCCGGACTCGGCATCGTCGGCGGAAAGGCCCTGATGAAGCGCGTCCCGCTGTCCCTCATCACCAGGATCGCGGCCCTCCTGATGGTGGCGCTCGGCGTGTGGAGCCTCTGGGAGGCGGTGGCCGGCTGA
- a CDS encoding HNH endonuclease family protein, translating into MQKFYARRRLSILAALTGLIASVGLFNGPTASAALPTPVSAATARTYLASLTVATEDRTGYQRSLFPTWITISGTCNTREYVLKRDGSNVVTNSACTATSGSWYSVYDGATWTAASDLDIDHLVPLAEAWDSGASKWTTAQRQAFANDVTRPQLIAVTDNVNQQKSDQDPAEWMPPLSSYACTYVRAWVQVKYYYDLSVDSAEKSKLSSVLNGC; encoded by the coding sequence ATGCAGAAGTTCTACGCGCGTCGACGACTGAGCATACTCGCAGCCCTCACCGGACTCATAGCGTCGGTCGGGCTCTTCAACGGTCCGACCGCCTCCGCCGCCCTCCCCACCCCGGTCAGCGCGGCCACCGCCCGCACCTACCTCGCCTCCCTCACCGTGGCGACTGAGGACCGCACCGGCTACCAGCGCTCCCTGTTCCCCACCTGGATCACCATCAGCGGCACCTGCAACACCCGTGAGTACGTCCTCAAGCGCGACGGCTCCAACGTCGTGACCAACTCCGCCTGCACCGCCACCAGCGGCAGCTGGTACTCGGTCTACGACGGCGCCACCTGGACCGCCGCCTCCGACCTGGACATCGACCACCTCGTCCCGCTCGCCGAGGCCTGGGACTCCGGGGCAAGCAAGTGGACCACCGCCCAGCGCCAGGCCTTCGCCAACGACGTGACCCGTCCGCAGCTGATCGCCGTCACCGACAACGTGAACCAGCAGAAGAGCGACCAGGACCCGGCCGAGTGGATGCCCCCGCTCAGCTCGTACGCCTGCACCTACGTCCGCGCCTGGGTCCAGGTGAAGTACTACTACGACCTCTCGGTCGACTCGGCGGAGAAGAGCAAGCTCAGCTCGGTCCTCAACGGCTGCTGA
- a CDS encoding alkaline phosphatase D family protein, whose translation MSGLRLGPLLRFADGTSATVWVETSRPCTAEVRCADGARGESRTFQVAGHHYALVPVTGLTPGTTTPYEVFLDGARVWPLSEAPFSSFPPSVIRTSPAGGELRVSFGSCRWAAPAADKRDPVGPDALDTLAARIAADPDGERPDVLLLLGDQVYADETSEATGRWLAARRDLREPPGSEVADYEEYTRLYYESWLDPEVRWLLSTVPSCMIFDDHDVIDDWNTSAAWLEDMRATPWWRERLLSGLMSYWVHQHLGNLSPAELAVDPLYAAVREAPDGTDDLRAFAAKADVAPAAVRWSYRRDFGRVRLLMVDSRAARVLEEDKRSMLDPGEAEWLREQALQERDSYDHLLIGTSLPWLLPHLVHDAEAWNAALCRGERGTRWARFGEKLRRKADLEHWAAFPASFAALADLIAEAGSGPEAPATILVLSGDVHHAYVAEPTWVSGAAPDARVLQLTCSPVHNSVPAYMRFGFRFGWSAAARALGRRFLRHGRCSRPPVDWRKKGGPWFGNQLMTLTVRGRWARLRLEQARPDGVLKTVEDSVLTPHE comes from the coding sequence GTGTCCGGACTGCGGCTGGGGCCATTGCTGAGGTTTGCCGACGGGACGTCCGCGACCGTCTGGGTCGAGACGAGCCGCCCGTGCACCGCCGAGGTGCGCTGCGCGGACGGCGCCCGTGGTGAGTCCCGCACGTTCCAGGTGGCGGGCCATCACTATGCGCTGGTGCCGGTCACCGGGCTGACGCCTGGCACGACGACGCCGTACGAGGTGTTCCTGGACGGCGCGCGGGTGTGGCCGCTGTCCGAAGCACCCTTCTCGTCGTTCCCGCCCTCCGTCATCAGGACCTCGCCGGCGGGCGGCGAGCTGCGCGTCTCGTTCGGCTCCTGCCGCTGGGCCGCCCCGGCCGCGGACAAGCGGGACCCGGTCGGCCCCGACGCCCTGGACACCCTCGCCGCACGTATCGCGGCCGACCCGGACGGCGAACGGCCGGACGTGCTGCTGCTGTTGGGCGACCAGGTGTACGCCGACGAGACCTCCGAGGCGACCGGCCGCTGGCTGGCCGCCCGACGCGACCTGCGCGAGCCGCCGGGCAGCGAGGTCGCAGATTACGAGGAGTACACCCGCCTGTACTACGAGTCGTGGCTCGACCCGGAGGTGCGCTGGCTGCTGTCCACCGTGCCGAGCTGCATGATCTTCGACGATCACGACGTCATCGACGACTGGAACACCTCCGCCGCCTGGCTGGAGGACATGCGGGCCACCCCCTGGTGGCGCGAACGGCTGCTCAGCGGTCTGATGTCGTACTGGGTGCACCAGCACCTGGGGAACCTGTCGCCGGCGGAACTCGCCGTCGACCCCCTGTACGCGGCCGTGCGCGAGGCCCCCGACGGCACCGACGACCTGCGCGCCTTCGCCGCCAAGGCCGACGTCGCCCCGGCCGCCGTGCGCTGGAGCTATCGGCGCGACTTCGGCCGCGTACGCCTGCTGATGGTGGACTCGCGCGCGGCTCGGGTGCTCGAAGAGGACAAGCGCTCGATGCTCGACCCCGGGGAGGCCGAGTGGCTGCGCGAACAGGCCCTCCAGGAACGGGACTCGTACGACCACCTCCTCATCGGCACCTCCCTGCCCTGGCTTCTGCCGCACCTGGTGCACGACGCCGAGGCGTGGAACGCGGCCCTGTGCCGGGGAGAGCGCGGGACGCGCTGGGCGCGGTTCGGGGAGAAGCTGCGGCGCAAGGCCGACCTGGAGCACTGGGCTGCCTTCCCGGCATCCTTCGCCGCGCTGGCCGATCTGATCGCCGAGGCCGGTTCGGGACCGGAGGCACCCGCGACGATCCTGGTCCTGTCGGGAGACGTGCATCACGCGTACGTGGCCGAGCCGACGTGGGTCTCGGGCGCCGCGCCGGACGCCCGCGTCCTGCAGCTGACCTGCTCTCCCGTCCACAACTCCGTACCCGCGTACATGCGCTTCGGCTTCCGGTTCGGCTGGAGCGCGGCGGCCCGGGCCCTGGGCCGCCGCTTCCTGCGCCACGGCCGCTGCTCCCGGCCCCCGGTCGACTGGCGCAAAAAGGGCGGCCCTTGGTTCGGCAACCAGCTCATGACGCTGACGGTGCGAGGCCGCTGGGCGCGGCTGCGGCTGGAGCAGGCCCGGCCGGACGGCGTGCTGAAGACCGTGGAGGATTCCGTCCTCACTCCGCATGAGTGA
- a CDS encoding DoxX family protein, with protein sequence MSSRLNDAQPYALGLFRVVVGLLFACHGAASLFGVLGGAVGTNGGTIESGVWPFWYAAVIQLVGGVLVLLGLGTRAAAFIASGSMAYAYFKIHQPNALFPMQNGGEASVMFCWAMLLLVFTGSGAFGLDRLFAKRSTSQSRPAADQTPVAV encoded by the coding sequence ATGTCCTCTCGCCTCAACGACGCCCAGCCATATGCCCTGGGCCTGTTCCGCGTCGTCGTCGGCCTGCTCTTCGCCTGTCACGGCGCAGCCTCCCTCTTCGGCGTCCTCGGCGGCGCGGTCGGCACGAACGGCGGCACCATCGAGAGCGGTGTCTGGCCGTTCTGGTACGCGGCCGTCATCCAGCTGGTCGGCGGCGTCCTCGTCCTGCTCGGCCTGGGCACGCGTGCCGCCGCGTTCATAGCCTCCGGCTCGATGGCTTACGCCTACTTCAAGATCCACCAGCCGAACGCACTGTTTCCGATGCAGAACGGCGGCGAGGCCTCCGTGATGTTCTGCTGGGCGATGCTGCTGCTCGTCTTCACCGGCTCCGGCGCCTTCGGCCTGGACCGGCTGTTCGCGAAGCGCTCGACGAGCCAGAGCCGGCCGGCCGCGGACCAGACGCCGGTCGCTGTCTGA
- a CDS encoding DedA family protein, giving the protein MLESVGSLTGSPWIYAMVALSVLLDVFVPVLPSGVLVITAATAAAAGSATGHVPHAVPDILSLTICAATASVLGDLVAYRLAWRGGERLDRAIARSRRLTTAQERLGAALARGGGALVILARFAPAGRSVVSLGAGAAHRRPRDFLPWSALAGLAWATYSVALGYYGGQWLGTTWLATAVSVLALFGAGAGAAYVMRRPAKAS; this is encoded by the coding sequence GTGCTGGAGAGTGTGGGGTCGCTGACCGGCAGCCCATGGATCTACGCCATGGTGGCGCTGTCGGTCCTGCTCGACGTGTTCGTGCCGGTCCTGCCGAGCGGCGTACTGGTGATCACGGCCGCGACGGCGGCGGCCGCGGGCTCGGCGACCGGCCACGTGCCGCACGCGGTCCCCGACATCCTGTCCCTGACGATCTGCGCGGCCACAGCCTCCGTCCTCGGCGACCTCGTGGCCTACCGCCTGGCCTGGCGCGGCGGTGAACGCCTGGACCGCGCGATCGCCCGCTCACGCCGGCTGACCACCGCGCAGGAACGTCTCGGCGCGGCTCTGGCCCGCGGCGGCGGGGCCCTGGTGATCCTCGCCCGGTTCGCCCCGGCCGGCCGCTCGGTGGTCTCCCTCGGCGCGGGCGCCGCCCACCGCCGCCCCCGCGACTTCCTCCCCTGGTCCGCCCTGGCGGGGCTGGCCTGGGCGACGTACAGCGTGGCGCTGGGGTACTACGGCGGGCAGTGGCTGGGTACGACGTGGCTGGCCACGGCGGTGTCGGTGCTGGCGCTGTTCGGGGCGGGGGCCGGGGCGGCGTACGTGATGCGGCGACCGGCCAAGGCGTCCTAG
- a CDS encoding DUF2277 domain-containing protein produces MCRSIKTLRPPALPEEATEEEIRAAALQFVRKVSGFRAPAAHNQEVFDHAVDAITEVTAELLAGLEVRGQKAPAA; encoded by the coding sequence ATGTGCCGGAGCATCAAGACACTTCGCCCGCCCGCGTTGCCCGAAGAGGCGACGGAGGAAGAGATCAGGGCCGCGGCCCTGCAGTTCGTACGGAAGGTGTCCGGCTTCCGGGCGCCCGCCGCACACAACCAGGAGGTCTTCGACCACGCCGTCGACGCGATCACCGAGGTCACGGCCGAGCTGCTGGCCGGTCTTGAGGTACGGGGCCAGAAGGCGCCGGCCGCCTAG
- a CDS encoding ketopantoate reductase family protein — protein MANELTVAVLGPGGTGGLLAGLLSRAGHRVICLSGEETAKTLRADGVRVRSGLFGDFTARVEADTVLREPVDVCLVAVKHTALDAALGRVPPTALGDGLLVPLLNGVEHPAALRARYGPGLVAPAVIRVESTRVEAGVIEHGSPFAEIDLTGEGVDRARLDASARALSAAGPATRVLDDETAALWAKMSFLAPFALLTTRYGLPLGEIRSRHRDELTALVEETAAVSRASGGPSDPAQALARYDAFPPSARSSMQRDAEAGRPLELDAIGGALLRAAERHGVSVPVAARLVRELRDAGH, from the coding sequence ATGGCGAACGAACTCACTGTCGCGGTCCTCGGCCCCGGCGGCACGGGCGGCCTGCTCGCGGGGCTCCTGTCCCGCGCCGGCCACCGCGTGATCTGCCTGTCCGGCGAGGAGACGGCCAAGACGCTGCGCGCGGACGGGGTCCGTGTCCGCAGCGGCCTGTTCGGCGACTTCACGGCCCGCGTCGAGGCGGACACCGTGCTGCGCGAACCGGTCGACGTATGCCTGGTCGCGGTGAAGCACACCGCCCTGGACGCCGCCCTGGGCCGCGTCCCGCCCACGGCCCTGGGCGACGGCCTCCTCGTACCACTCCTGAACGGCGTCGAGCACCCGGCTGCCCTGCGCGCCCGCTACGGCCCCGGCCTGGTCGCCCCGGCCGTCATCCGCGTCGAGTCGACCCGGGTCGAGGCGGGTGTGATCGAACACGGCAGCCCGTTCGCCGAGATCGACCTGACCGGCGAAGGGGTGGACCGGGCACGGCTCGACGCGTCGGCGCGGGCCCTTTCCGCCGCCGGCCCGGCGACCCGCGTCCTCGACGACGAGACGGCCGCGCTGTGGGCGAAGATGTCGTTCCTGGCGCCGTTCGCCCTGCTCACCACCAGGTACGGGCTCCCGCTGGGCGAGATCCGCAGCCGGCATCGGGACGAACTGACGGCCCTGGTCGAGGAGACGGCCGCGGTCAGCCGCGCGAGCGGCGGCCCGTCGGACCCGGCCCAGGCACTGGCCCGCTACGACGCCTTCCCGCCCTCGGCCAGGTCGTCGATGCAGCGCGACGCCGAGGCGGGCCGGCCCCTCGAACTGGACGCGATCGGCGGCGCGTTGCTGCGCGCGGCCGAGCGGCACGGGGTGAGTGTGCCGGTGGCGGCACGGCTGGTACGGGAGTTGAGGGACGCCGGACACTGA
- a CDS encoding DUF4097 family beta strand repeat-containing protein, which yields MARTVTARAALAAGAVVVLVGAATACGASAGDDKDPDHRSFALKGHTLTVDSDDSALEIVAADHNPHGKVQVTRWFQGTVAIGKDPRVSWSMKDDRLTLRMKCSGVVADCSAKHRIEVPRGVTVKVEDGDGSVRARGFQDALSIRTGDGSVHVSDTTGPLNLRTGDGSVHADVSSRRVRTETGDGSVHLELGAVPDLVDSRSGDGSVTIALPRSTYRVTTSSDDGSVHVSVPRSDSSSHVVSARTGDGKLTLKTAN from the coding sequence ATGGCCCGTACCGTCACCGCCCGCGCAGCCCTCGCCGCCGGGGCCGTCGTGGTTCTCGTCGGAGCCGCGACCGCCTGCGGCGCTTCAGCGGGGGACGACAAGGACCCCGATCACCGCTCGTTCGCACTGAAGGGGCACACCCTCACGGTCGACTCCGACGACTCGGCGCTGGAGATCGTCGCCGCGGACCACAACCCGCACGGGAAGGTCCAGGTCACGCGGTGGTTCCAGGGGACGGTCGCCATCGGGAAGGATCCCAGGGTGAGCTGGTCGATGAAGGACGACCGGCTGACGCTGCGGATGAAGTGCTCGGGTGTCGTCGCCGACTGCTCGGCCAAGCACCGGATCGAGGTGCCGCGCGGGGTCACCGTGAAGGTCGAGGACGGGGACGGCAGCGTGCGGGCACGCGGGTTCCAGGACGCGCTGAGCATTCGTACGGGCGACGGGTCCGTGCACGTCAGCGACACCACCGGCCCGCTGAATCTGCGCACCGGCGACGGCTCCGTGCACGCCGACGTCTCCTCGCGCCGAGTGCGCACCGAGACGGGTGACGGCTCCGTGCACCTCGAACTCGGCGCCGTACCGGACCTGGTGGACTCCCGCAGCGGCGACGGCTCGGTGACCATCGCGCTGCCCAGGTCCACGTACCGGGTGACGACCTCGTCGGACGACGGCTCGGTGCACGTGTCCGTGCCCCGTTCCGACTCCAGCTCGCACGTGGTGTCCGCGCGAACCGGTGACGGCAAACTCACTCTCAAGACCGCGAACTAA